The stretch of DNA CATTGGAACGTCCTTTTTACACGCACCAGACACAAGGCACCAGGCTCAATACCACAAGTACGaatacgatacaagtacgaacTATACAAGTTTGTGGTGTTTGAATTATTCATCCTCTTTTCATTGATCTATTACATCTTTTACCTCTGTATAGATGGTCTTGATTGTTTTTACTATGTTGATCATTGGAGATTTCCTCGCAAACCCCCCACGAGCTTCTCAGCCAGATTCTGGTCCACCTGAGTATCGTAGTCACGAAAGGGATCAAGAGATTGTTGTCTGATTGGATGACCGTTATTGCGACTCCAACAAGTATTACGAGAAGTCTGCGGTCTTGTTCTGTTCATGGTCCCATTCTGGTCAGAGTCAACAGACGAGATCGGATTGCTCTGACACCACTAGAGATGGCAGGGGTGAGAAAAAAACGAGTTTGGCAATGACCGATAGATTACTAGTTTGGTTTACTCTTGCCTCGGTAGATTCGTACATTGGCCATAAGCCCCTTGGATGGAACAAGTACCAGCGGCTACTACAATCTCACATACTCCATTGCACGGAGGCCCATTGTGAACCCATTGTGAGAAAGAGCTGTTCAGAGTGGGCAGCACAAATCACCAGAGTCGTGCCAACATCTCTGTAGTTGATCCAGGGCCCTTGGAGGGTGTGTCTGTCCCTGGTAACATCAATGGAGCGATAGTTGAGTAGCCAATCTCCAGTAGCTCAGATAACGCTATGTATACTGAGTAAATGAATTGCATGTATGAGTTCGATGGACCTCATTGACGCCATTTCTGTCTGGTTTCGCAGCTCTGGGGTATTCGCAACGGGAGCCCTACTGGTCACTTGCCTCGATCTCTGCCTCGATCTCTGCCGTGACCATTCATAAATGGTGTCTCAATGGGTATGTTGGAGTCATATCGCACTCCTACTCGGGCTGATACGATCGTCTTTTTGATCAAATGTTTAGACAAGACGAGCATCCAAACCCGCCATCAGATCCTTCTCAACTACAATGCGGGAAGAAGGACCTACATAATGATACAATGAATCGAATCCCTCTTGTTCAGATCGAcgatgaaaaaaaaaaaaaaaaaaaaaaaaactatTATATAATATGGAAGCTCGGCAATTAACTGATTGACGGTCAACTCGACCATGCGCTTCCACAATTTCTGCTTGTGACAACTGCTGTTGGTGATTATGAAACTCGCCAATGCAGGTCCTATGCGAATACGAGGCGAATACGAGCACCGCATATCTACTATAGGTGCGTGCCATACCCTCTTTACTGGACCAATATGTATGTGATTCTTGGCAGTTGCAACTCTTActtttttcctcttttttctGTCCACTCACTGTCAACTTATCACCGACTCATCAACATCTCGTGAACATCTCATCTCGTGAACATCTCATCTCGTGAACATCTCATCTCGTGAACATCTCATTATCTATACGTGCTATGGTGAGCGAGGTCAGTCGTCTGGTAGCCCACAGCCCATACATAACCCATGAGATGGGCTGAGATAGCTCTTGTCATGTCCCAGTTCGTCCCGGCTTCTGTTGGCTCCACGACTTCACCACTTTTGCGGGCCCAAGGGTCTATTGGGTGCTGTCCATTCATGATCTTCCGTCATACACGTCCGTGGTCGCTAATCAAAATCGCTATCGTAATCACTCTCCTCTCGGTCTCCTCGTCCCCCCGAATAAATCGACTTGCCCTGTCTCTCCAGctcatcctcgtccttgtcctggtTGACAATCAGCCGCTTGTCGTTCGCCCGCACCGCGCCCATCTTCACCAGAAATGCCTCAATATCCTCCATGTTGGTGCTCTTGCCACCAATACCTTCCAGCGCCACCACCTGGTTCACGGGGTTGCCCTTGTAGTAGACCAGAATTGTCGGCACCGACGCCAGCGAGTACTTTTCGTTGATCTGCTTGGAGTCAATGTCAACAAACTTCACGTCCGGAAACTTTTGAGCAGCCCGGTCAAACAGCCCGCTCAACAGCCGAGACTCGGGAACGCCCCCGTGGCTAATgtgcacaaacacaaacgtGCCCTCGGACTCGTCCTGATCACGAGGATCGCCACTGGCCACAATCGCGTTGCGAGCGTCCGCATGTTCCGCCTCCTCTTCCGGCTGCTGCTTCGTCGCCTTCTTTAGATGTGGATTCTTAGGGTCTCTCTTGCTCGCCTCGgtgatctcctccacataCTCGGGCTTGGAGATCTTCACCACTGAGCCATACTGCTCCCGCGACGCCAGCGACCGGATCTCGGCCATTCGCTTGAGCCTGTACTGCTCCAGAAAagcctcgtcctcgtcgtcctccagagcaTCCAGCTCGTCTAGCTCCAGACCCTCCAACCGGTTGTCGTGCTGCTTCTGGATCGCCTCTTCGAGAGCGGCCTCAATCTGCGACGTGGGCGACGGGGGCCGCTCGGGAATCACGCCATGCTGCCGCAGAATGTCGTTCCATTCCGTGTCCTCCGCTTCGTTCACTTGCACGTTCATCATGGTGGATAGTTACAAGTCGTTTGTtctgtggtgatgtgttAAGGACTTAGAACATGACGTAATGCAGGCGGATCAAAGTTGGTGAGGGAGTGGAATAGGGAGGAAGATCGAACACAGTGGTCGATCAGACAGCTGGTGAAATGGTCGATATGAGAGCTACCTGAAGGCAGTTGGAAGGATCATATTCCTGTTTCTGGCGCTTTGTGTGTTGAAATAAAACATGATTGcaaaaaattcaaaaatTCAGAAAATTTAATAAATttgataaaaaaaatagaaaataATTCGGGTAAATTGGAATATTCTAGATATTGAGAATACAAACCATTGTCAGATATTGGTGCATTCTGGTGATCATGTCTGATCTTTTTGATTTCTTTTTATTattctatttttttctattttttcAACTTATTAGATTCTTTATTTTATTCGATTTTATTCTTTTATTCCTTTTTAATTCATTTTTCCAATTTCCAAATGCCTTAATTAATCCATATATGACGCAAATGCACAGACGCAAATGCAAAGAGACGCAATCATGACCATCTATCTCGATTATTGGTAATAGAGTCCGATCGTCACTCCAGCAATCACGCTTATGTAAAAACGGACGTCCGCCTCCGACATGAGTAATACATGCATAAATTGGTAACTCTACAAAGGTTGCTTACATGACAAGACTGCAATCAACTATCCCCGCAAGTCACGTGTCCTGTTTTGTTATTTTACTTTGCTTAGTCAGGGGACGTTGTCTTCCGTCGattgtgtcacgtgatatttAAACTTTATTACTAAATTGGGACAGAGGTGCGGAATTCGCAGTCCGCGGAATGGCGAATTTGAACCGGTTTAGCCAGTGTGTATCAGTCGTATCGCGTGACATATTATTAAATCAATATTTCTCCCCGTCTCTTGGTCATCTGGTATTATCTCAAACGCCCTTATTAGTCCACCTCTGCTCGGTATGCATCACATGACCTTCCCGATTTGAAAAAGCAGTCACAGGTACTCTGTTTTGTAGCAACCCTAACATCGATTGCCTGTTTCGGACCACCTCCCAACGCCGACTCACAAATTTCAGTACCTTCTTTCTTTCAGTCTGTGTACGACGATAATAATCAAGTGAGTACGGACGATATTTGAAGCTATGTGTGGCGAGAAAACGATGAGCGGATGAGCAGGACGTCTGGAGAGCAACACGACTTTTGTGATGGGCACAACATTGGCAAAGTGATGGACAACTTGTGTGACTGGCGCGACAAAAACTCATGTGGTGGGGACGACAAGACCCATGTGATGGGCAAGACATTGGCACTGTGATGGGCACAAGACCCATGTTGTGGGAGCGACAAAACTCTTCATGTGATGGTCCCCTGCTAGCGGTTGCGCTCGTCTTTATTACCTCCTTGCGCTCCTCTATCTTTTCTGCCGCCGTGTGTGATCTTTTCACTCTTTTTGTCAACTCTAAAAAGCCATTTGTCAGCATGTCATACCTGCAGCACGCCACAGATTTAAAGCACTATATGGTGcatgttgtgtgtttgtTACTGGTGCATGTTGGTACATATAAGGCACTTTTCGCCGGCTCTTTTCTACTCCTCAACACTCCTTCCAATCCAAGTCACCTACTAACTCCAGAAATGGCTCGACGACCCGCTAAGTGTTACCGATACCAGAAGAACAAGCCCTTCCCCAAGTCTCGATACAACCGAGCCGTGCCCGACCCCAAGATCCGAATCTACGATCTTGGTCGAAAGCGAGCCCACGTCGACGACTTCCCTCTGTGTATCCATCTCGTTTCCAACGAGCGAGAGCAGCTGTCTTCCGAGGCTCTTGAGGCTGCCCGAATCTGTgccaacaagtacatcaccaaggtgTCCGGACGAGAGGCCTTCCACATGCGAATCCGAGCCCACCCCTTCCACGTTCTGCGAATCAACAAGGTGCTTTCTTGCGCTGGTGCCGATCGACTTGCTCAGGGTATGCGAGGAGCCTGGGGTAAGCCCGCCGGTCTTGCTGCCCGAGTTGACATTGGCCAGGTTCTGATTTCCATCCGAACCAaggacaacaacaaggccaCCGTTATCGAGGGTCTGCGACGATGCCGATACAAGTTCCCCGGTCAGCAGAAgatcatcatctccaagaagTGGGGTTTCACCAACCTCGACCGAGAGGAGTACATGACCCGACGACAGAACGGagagatcaaggaggacggTGCCTACGTCAAGTTCCTCACCAAGAAGGGTCCTCTGGCCGAGTCTCTTGCCGAGTTCCCCGACTACAACGGTGTTTCCGTTTAGAGGGTGTATAACTATTAAAAATTGTTGTAAGTGAGCCACTGTAGCGTCGACAGCGAGCGCAACTGTAGGAGgttttcctcttttttttctttttgtccCCCTACAAATTAATTAATCTGTAGTAGAATACGAACGGCTGGTCACGGCGACAGGTTGTCCTTGTGTCATAATGGAAGTTGTGATTGTTTAGTACAGCACAGAAGTCTTTTTGCGATATTTTGGGGGTATTTTGGTGGGgttttttaaaaaaaatatatatattttattatttttattttattttattttatttatttatttattttatatttatttattttatttttatttttatttttatttttatttttatttttatttttattttttatttttataaTTTCAGATCCCAGCTAatttccaaaaaaaaaagaaaaattCCACCAAAAAAATGGCGTCACAGACAACTAATCGTATCCACTTACTCTCGACTGCACTCGCGGTCTTCAATACATCCAGACATGATTaatacatacaagtacagtgtatTTAACTCGAAAGGATCATTGCCCTACACAATAACTGAGACAAGTTTACTAATATAAACGGTAACGTAGCGGGAAGATAAACGTTTTGTATCCCGTGATTGAATGTATACATTGATGAACTCCTCgtcttttttccatttcTTTTGAACAAACTGGAGTGGTTTTCATCCCGATTGCTTTACCATTCAAATTTTTACCCTATCTCGATCAATATTAAAGCTGTGACAATGAGAACTTGAGATATATATTATTCTAATCTCTAGCTTCTCTACTCAGCAAGGAAGTCTTGTCCAACTGCATCTGCTTTCGTAGAGTGCCCAAGAGACTGACAAGACCTTCTCTGGGTTCTTTAACACAAAAGACCAAACAGAACTGGCCAGAAATGAAGTTGAAATCTGAAATACTGTACCCTGGAACTAAAGTGGAGGTATCAGAAGATGCCCTCCTGAATAACTATCGTGGGTGAGACAAACTGACGAGATTACAGCCTTAGTCCAAATCACTTGACATATAGAAGTCGGTCACATAAACGGAGCTATGCAGTTCTAACCGAGTCACATGAACGCCCAAACTGagtatcacgtgactctctGTGGGGGCAGGGGGGTATGATAGgagtgtacatactgtggGACTACCATTAGCAACCGAATTACTCCATCACTCAACGTGTAATGACTCTGGATCTAGATCcatatcacgtgacaaacTGAATCTCACAGTATACATATTTCTTTTCTAATTAATTTGGTCTGGATTTAATTGTTCACTGAATTGTCTCCAGGTGTTTTGAGAAAAGATCTATCACGCGGCAGTGGTTTCtttgagtcacgtggttgtactttgagtcacgtggttgaTTCTccgagtcacgtggtaCATTCtctgagtcacgtggtaCATTCtctgagtcacgtggtaCATTCtctgagtcacgtggtaCATTCtctgagtcacgtggttgaTTCTCTCGGTTACTTAATCCATTCTGGGTGTAATATGATCAATCTTTTCTGTTTGGACTGTTCCTGTTCCACTTTTTCTAGCActtgttgacaatgtaATCCCCAAGGCTCTGTTATCAGGTTTATGATCAGGTTGAACTTGCTGAGTCAACTGTGGAACAGCTCGACTGTGGATAGGAGTCTGTTGATGACAACCACGTCGTAAGAGCAGGTAGAACAAGTAGAGCATCAGCTAGGCTGTACAACAACACACAGGTTACATCTGAGtagctccagaagaagtCTTGATATTGTATCGCCAAGATGTAGGCAACGGAGTCTTCTAGCGTAGTCCCtggtgtagttgtagtACAGGTACTAGTTGTAGACTCAGACCACCAGTATACTAGTATCAGTCTTGGCTCCACGGACAGCCCCTCCTTCATCGGAGTACATAGTAGATGACAGCCAACATTCCAAAGTCCTAGAGTCCAGACTGGGGAACCAGATCATGTCCAGACTGTGAACAGGGTGGTGAGGAGAAATGGAATGTGGTCAGTAGGCAGTAGGTCAATGTGGTAAGTAGGCAAAGTGGCCAATAAGAGGACTATGAGACAAATAGGAGGAGAATATGATGTAGTAGAACAGGATGTAGTTACTTTTGAACATTTGAGCATTTGAACACAGATATCATTCATCACAGTTGACTGAGAGGTCTGGGGAAGGTATCCTTATGATGAAGACTACAAGTCCCTGTATGGTATACCCGTATCCTGCTATGTTTATTCCATGTTGAATATAtacacaagtacatacgatactCTGATCCATTTTACTCCCCAATTTTCTCCCCAATTTTCTCCCCAATTTCACTCCGTTTGGTTTCATCTCGGACCCTTTGGTGTCGTGTTTCAGTAGGAACTGATCCTTCACTCCAGTTGTAAGGGTGTATAATTGGGTATCCGACAGGAATTAAAAGGCACGAGCTCATGTGTTCGGGTTTTCGAAAATTACTGAGTATTTATTGACCAAAAATTGATCAAAATGCGACCAAACCTGGATCAATTTGTTTGGTCCTAATTTGACATAATTCGATCATAATTCAATCAAAAATATGACGATTATCAGACCAAAAGTTGATCAAACTGCGACCCAAATCTGATCTTTTTGTTCGACCAAAATCAACCATAATTCGATCATAATTCCATCATAATTCCATCATAATTCGATCATAATTCGATCAAAAAATATGACCATAATTCAATCAAAACGCAACCCAAAAATTAACCATAATTCGACCAAATTCGACCAAATTCAATCAAAAATCAACCCAAAAATTAGCCTTAATTCGATCATAATTCAATCAAAAATATGACGATTATCAGACCAAAAGTTGATCCAACTGCGACCCAAATCTGATCTTTTTGTTCGACCAAAATCAACCATAATTCGACCACAAATTCACTCTTTATTCCACGTGCCATCTAACTTTGACCCCTACTTGTCTACCTCGCCTACCTCGCCCCTCCCCTAACCCCATCAATACACGTCACGTAACGTATACGTCCACCTGTCCagttacacaaacacagacacaaacccACCACCGCCGACAATGATCCCCATCGCAGACCGACCCCATAAAGACACCCTGGTGCTCTTTGACGTTGACGGAACTCTGACCCCCGCGCGACTGGAGGTGTCCGACTCGATGCGAGAGCTACTGGAAAAGACCCGAGAGAAGGTGGTGATTGGATTCGTGGGAGGCTCGGATCTGGtgaagcagaaggagcagctcGGCAACAACGTGCTGGACATGTTCGACTACTGCTTCTCGGAGAACGGCCTGACCGCCTACAAGGCCGGCAAG from Yarrowia lipolytica chromosome 1D, complete sequence encodes:
- a CDS encoding uncharacterized protein (Compare to YALI0D13090g, similar to uniprot|Q12017 Saccharomyces cerevisiae YOR281c PLP2 IAP-associated factor Viaf1, similar to Saccharomyces cerevisiae PLP2 (YOR281C); ancestral locus Anc_8.743) — translated: MMNVQVNEAEDTEWNDILRQHGVIPERPPSPTSQIEAALEEAIQKQHDNRLEGLELDELDALEDDEDEAFLEQYRLKRMAEIRSLASREQYGSVVKISKPEYVEEITEASKRDPKNPHLKKATKQQPEEEAEHADARNAIVASGDPRDQDESEGTFVFVHISHGGVPESRLLSGLFDRAAQKFPDVKFVDIDSKQINEKYSLASVPTILVYYKGNPVNQVVALEGIGGKSTNMEDIEAFLVKMGAVRANDKRLIVNQDKDEDELERQGKSIYSGGRGDREESDYDSDFD
- a CDS encoding 60S ribosomal protein uL16 (Compare to YALI0D13104g, similar to uniprot|P41805 Saccharomyces cerevisiae YLR075w GRC5 60S large subunit ribosomal protein, similar to Saccharomyces cerevisiae RPL10 (YLR075W); ancestral locus Anc_8.10), whose product is MWWGRQDPCDGQDIGTVMGTRPMLWERQNSSCDGPLLAVALVFITSLRSSIFSAAVCDLFTLFVNSKKPFVSMSYLQHATDLKHYMVHVVCLLLVHVGTYKALFAGSFLLLNTPSNPSHLLTPEMARRPAKCYRYQKNKPFPKSRYNRAVPDPKIRIYDLGRKRAHVDDFPLCIHLVSNEREQLSSEALEAARICANKYITKVSGREAFHMRIRAHPFHVLRINKVLSCAGADRLAQGMRGAWGKPAGLAARVDIGQVLISIRTKDNNKATVIEGLRRCRYKFPGQQKIIISKKWGFTNLDREEYMTRRQNGEIKEDGAYVKFLTKKGPLAESLAEFPDYNGVSV